The nucleotide sequence TCGACCCCGCTTGCTCGCGGGTCCACGACGTAATGACCAAGCGATACGTCGCCGAGACCTACGCGCAGTCGGCCGTCGAGGGCATCATCGAACTCGCCGAGGCCGAGGACATCGACCACGGGCGGGTCGACTCTATCCACCTGGACACGTTCGGGGGCGCGGCTCTCATTATCGGCGGTGGCGAGGGCGACCGATACGCAGTCGAGACGAAGGCCCAAGCCGACCACTCGCTGCCCTACATGCTCGCGGCCGCGCTCATCGACCGGGAGATGGGCAACGAGCAGTACGAGGCTGAGCGCATCCGGGCCGACGATGTCCAGCGGCTGCTACGGACGGTCGAAGTCGAGGAGGACAGCACGTTCACCGAACAGTTCGAGGGCGGCGAGATGCCTGCGCGCATCGAGATCACGATGACCGACGGCACCACGCACGTCGTCGAAAAGAATGCCTTCCAGGGCCATCCCACGCAGCCGATGGACTGGGACCAGGTCGAGGCGAAGTTCCATGCTACGGCGAGCCAGTTCGACGAGCGCCGTCGCACGGAGGTCGTCGAAACGGTGCGAGATCTCGAATCGACCGACCTCGACGACCTCGTAGGATTGCTGGCATAGGTCCTGGCCATACGTGGCAACGGCAGTCCGCTTCCCTTCTGACGCTGTCTCTAAGTGCCAAGCGGACGAATGTCCGTATGAACGATGGTTGAGCGCACCTTCGAGTTCCTGCACCACAACGAGAGGGAGGAGAAGCCACGCGAGAGGGGCATCACGGAGATTCGGGGGCCCTACTACGATCCGATGGGCCCTCGGGAGCTACGGGATATCCTAGAGACGATGGGCCAGTACGTCGACATCTACAAGTTCTCCGGCGGGTCGTTCGCGCTGATGCCCGAGGACGCCGTCACAGACCTCATCGACATCTGCCACGAACACGACGTGAAGGTCTCCACTGGAGGGTACATCGAGAACGTCCTCGTGCGGGACAACGACAAGATCCACGAGTACTTTGAGGAAGCCGAGCGCCTTGGGTTCGACGTCGTCGAGATCTCCAGTGGATTCCTCGCAATGGGTAGCGACGACATCGTCCGCCTGACCGAGGTGGCAGATGAGGAGTACGATATCGAACCGAAACCCGAAATCAATGTCCAGTTCGGCGCGGGCGGTGCCTCTGATCCC is from Haloplanus salinarum and encodes:
- a CDS encoding phosphosulfolactate synthase, translated to MVERTFEFLHHNEREEKPRERGITEIRGPYYDPMGPRELRDILETMGQYVDIYKFSGGSFALMPEDAVTDLIDICHEHDVKVSTGGYIENVLVRDNDKIHEYFEEAERLGFDVVEISSGFLAMGSDDIVRLTEVADEEYDIEPKPEINVQFGAGGASDPEELERQGQQDPEQAIEEGRKHLDAGADLLMVEAEGITEEVEEWRTDVAYRIANELGTENLVFEAPGPEMFEWYIKNFGPEVNLFVDNSQIVELECMRSGLWGKATTWGRTVTWKDKRE